In Nostoc sp. CENA543, a single genomic region encodes these proteins:
- a CDS encoding NAD(P)H-quinone oxidoreductase subunit F, with protein MNEFLFATSWCVPFYSLLGALFTLPWTLGIIRRTGPRPAAYLNLLTTLLAFAHSLLVFKDIWNREQETSIITWFQAADFNLSFALEFSVVSIGATVLITGLSILAQIYALGYMEKDWALARFFGLLGFFEAALSGLAISDSLFLTYGLLEVLTLSTYLLVGFWYAQPLVVTAARDAFWTKRVGDLMLLMAVVTLSTLAGSLNFSDLYEWVQTANLNPLTATLLGLALIAGPAGKCAQFPLHLWLDEAMEGPNPASVMRNSLVVAGGAYVLYKLQPILALSPVALNALLIIGGVTAVGASLVSLAQTDIKRALSHSTSAYMGLVFLAVGLQQGGVALMLLLTHAIAKALLFMSSGSVIFTTQSQDLTEMGGLWSKMPATTTAYVVGAAGMVTLLPLGSFWAMLSWADGLVRVSPWVIAILILVNGLTALNLTRVFRLVFWGKPQQKTRRAPEVGWPMAFPMVSLTIVTLLLPLMLQQWYLLPAWESIDWYVVLVLVSSTVAGVVIGSTIYLHKAWSRSRVMAWRMVQDLLGYDFYIDRIYRLTIVSAVAILSKISAWSDRYLVDGLVNLVGFAAILSGQGLKYSISGQSQGYMLTILAVVSILGFFISWSLGLLDKLPF; from the coding sequence ATGAATGAGTTTCTATTTGCAACAAGTTGGTGTGTGCCTTTTTATAGTCTATTAGGCGCACTTTTTACCTTGCCGTGGACATTAGGAATCATCCGCAGGACGGGGCCTAGACCGGCAGCATATTTGAACTTGTTGACTACCCTTTTGGCTTTTGCTCATAGCCTCTTGGTTTTTAAGGATATTTGGAACAGAGAACAAGAAACCTCGATTATTACTTGGTTTCAAGCGGCTGATTTCAATTTATCTTTTGCGTTGGAATTTTCAGTAGTGAGTATTGGGGCAACAGTATTAATTACTGGGCTGAGTATACTGGCGCAAATCTACGCTTTGGGCTACATGGAAAAGGACTGGGCGTTAGCACGGTTTTTTGGGTTGCTCGGATTTTTTGAAGCCGCATTGAGTGGTTTAGCAATTAGTGATTCTTTGTTTCTCACCTATGGGCTTTTGGAGGTACTGACACTTTCTACTTACTTGCTAGTGGGATTTTGGTACGCACAGCCTTTAGTAGTGACAGCAGCTAGAGATGCTTTTTGGACAAAGCGAGTTGGCGACTTAATGCTGCTGATGGCAGTTGTCACCCTGTCTACCTTAGCGGGCAGTTTGAATTTTTCTGATTTATATGAGTGGGTGCAGACGGCGAATTTAAACCCATTAACTGCTACTTTGTTGGGTTTAGCGTTAATTGCGGGGCCAGCAGGGAAATGCGCCCAGTTTCCTTTGCATTTGTGGTTAGATGAAGCAATGGAAGGCCCTAACCCAGCTTCAGTGATGCGGAACTCCTTGGTAGTAGCGGGTGGTGCTTATGTTTTGTACAAGTTGCAGCCAATTTTGGCTCTCTCACCTGTAGCTTTGAATGCTTTGCTAATTATTGGTGGTGTGACAGCAGTAGGAGCGAGTTTAGTTTCTCTGGCGCAGACTGATATTAAGCGGGCTTTATCCCACTCTACTAGTGCTTATATGGGACTGGTATTTTTAGCGGTAGGTTTACAGCAGGGTGGTGTGGCTTTGATGCTGCTGTTAACTCATGCGATCGCTAAAGCATTATTATTTATGAGTTCTGGTTCTGTGATTTTCACCACCCAAAGTCAAGATTTAACAGAAATGGGTGGTTTATGGTCAAAAATGCCAGCCACTACTACTGCTTACGTAGTGGGTGCAGCCGGAATGGTAACACTGCTACCACTAGGTAGTTTTTGGGCAATGTTGTCTTGGGCTGATGGTTTAGTGAGAGTGAGTCCTTGGGTAATTGCCATTCTCATTTTAGTTAACGGCTTAACAGCTCTCAACCTGACGCGGGTATTTAGATTAGTTTTTTGGGGTAAACCGCAACAAAAAACCCGTCGCGCCCCGGAAGTGGGCTGGCCGATGGCTTTCCCAATGGTGTCACTGACAATTGTGACTTTACTATTACCTCTGATGCTACAGCAATGGTACTTGCTACCTGCTTGGGAAAGTATTGATTGGTATGTGGTTTTAGTATTGGTGTCTTCTACGGTAGCGGGTGTAGTAATTGGGTCAACCATTTATCTGCATAAAGCTTGGTCGAGATCAAGAGTCATGGCTTGGCGGATGGTACAGGATTTATTGGGTTATGACTTTTACATTGACCGGATTTATCGCCTCACAATAGTTAGTGCTGTCGCCATCCTATCGAAAATTTCCGCTTGGAGCGATCGCTATTTAGTGGATGGTTTAGTAAACCTAGTGGGATTTGCCGCGATTTTAAGCGGACAAGGCTTAAAGTACAGTATTTCCGGTCAATCTCAAGGTTATATGTTGACCATCCTAGCGGTAGTTAGCATTCTGGGATTTTTTATTAGTTGGTCATTGGGCTTATTGGATAAGTTGCCTTTTTAG
- a CDS encoding carbon dioxide-concentrating mechanism protein CcmK produces the protein MSIAVGMVETLGFPAVVEAADAMVKAARVTLVGYEKIGSGRVTVIVRGDVSEVQASVAAGIESVKRVNGGQVLSTHIIARPHENLEYVLPIRYTEDVEQFRENVNAIRPFGRRP, from the coding sequence ATGTCGATCGCAGTGGGAATGGTAGAAACGCTAGGCTTTCCAGCAGTAGTAGAGGCAGCAGATGCGATGGTGAAAGCTGCCCGTGTAACTTTGGTAGGCTATGAAAAAATCGGTAGTGGACGAGTAACTGTGATTGTCAGAGGCGACGTATCGGAAGTACAAGCCTCAGTAGCAGCAGGTATTGAATCAGTTAAGCGTGTCAACGGCGGACAAGTCCTGTCTACTCACATCATTGCCCGTCCTCATGAGAACTTAGAATACGTCCTCCCAATTCGTTATACCGAAGATGTAGAACAATTCCGGGAAAATGTGAACGCAATTCGTCCCTTCGGTAGAAGACCATAA
- a CDS encoding CO2 hydration protein produces the protein MVTVKNKPNKPLSEFVERLLTGQALLVDSPQNVLEVVGILKSYGVVLDAYSKNLIYIADHQFLVFFPFFKYFNGEITPQKLFRHWWHDRINFEYAEYCMKAMMWHGGGGLDAYLDTKEFQQRAQAVIKAKFATNPLVMGINQLFPDFLIEQLRVSAYYSGLGQFWRVMADIFLNLSDRYDRGEIKTIPQVVDHIKAGLVADALKPITYAVTINNKVYDIIPKSLGLTFLADTAVPYVEAVFFRGTPFLGTVSLNAQAYQIPPDQARFQYGALYADPLPIGGAGIPPTLLMQDMRHYLPEYLHKIYRQSLRGEDDLRVQICMTFQKSMFCVTTAAILGLMPYPADSSEPSEQEANRVYLEKWMERLKTSQILNVNK, from the coding sequence ATGGTAACTGTTAAAAATAAGCCGAATAAACCTTTATCTGAGTTTGTCGAACGGCTACTTACAGGTCAAGCTCTACTTGTAGATAGTCCCCAAAATGTTTTAGAAGTTGTGGGGATTCTCAAAAGCTATGGTGTAGTTTTAGATGCTTATTCTAAAAATCTAATTTATATTGCTGACCATCAATTTTTAGTATTTTTCCCATTCTTTAAATATTTCAATGGCGAAATCACTCCGCAAAAATTATTCCGCCATTGGTGGCATGACAGAATTAATTTTGAGTATGCCGAATACTGTATGAAAGCCATGATGTGGCATGGTGGCGGTGGTTTAGATGCCTATTTAGATACCAAAGAATTTCAACAAAGGGCGCAAGCAGTAATTAAGGCAAAATTTGCAACAAATCCCTTGGTTATGGGAATAAATCAACTGTTTCCCGACTTTTTAATTGAACAACTGCGGGTGTCAGCTTACTATAGTGGCTTGGGTCAATTTTGGCGTGTCATGGCTGATATTTTCCTCAACTTATCAGACCGTTATGACAGAGGTGAAATTAAAACAATTCCGCAAGTTGTAGACCATATTAAAGCCGGGTTAGTGGCAGATGCTTTAAAGCCCATTACCTACGCAGTGACAATTAACAACAAGGTCTATGATATTATTCCTAAAAGCTTAGGGTTGACCTTTTTAGCAGATACAGCAGTCCCCTATGTAGAAGCGGTTTTCTTTAGAGGTACTCCCTTCTTGGGAACAGTTTCTTTAAACGCTCAAGCATATCAGATTCCGCCTGATCAAGCCAGATTTCAATATGGGGCATTATACGCTGATCCTTTGCCTATTGGTGGCGCAGGTATTCCTCCCACATTGTTAATGCAAGATATGCGTCATTATTTACCAGAATATTTACATAAGATTTATCGGCAAAGTCTCCGAGGTGAAGATGATTTGCGGGTGCAGATTTGTATGACTTTCCAAAAGTCGATGTTTTGCGTCACCACAGCAGCAATTTTAGGTTTAATGCCTTATCCGGCTGATAGTTCAGAACCATCTGAACAAGAAGCCAACCGAGTCTATTTAGAAAAATGGATGGAGAGGTTAAAAACTTCGCAGATACTCAATGTGAATAAATAG
- a CDS encoding IS701 family transposase codes for MVEPRSPVKTIKFVDEYCQWYKSLFSDVRSFEAFKYLHIGCISELKRKTLPEIAKIVGLDNQQGLHHFLTKSPWEIEKLRALRLELILEIIKGRPIVLIIDETGDRKKGSSTDYVKRQYIGNLGKVDNGIVVVTAYGVFCGMTFPLLFEVYKPRERLKPEDKYLTKPQIAANLIRKLKSLGFKFNLVLADSLYGESGTNFVSVLDEMNLNYIVAIRSNHDVKLLPRQHTQYLEWQRFKRVFSDLDSENRYIREIIYGKRSEHRYWQITTDVEKLPGNSTWYVMTKYPDITPREVGNFYGLRTWVEYGLKQSKNELGWADYRLTHYADIERWWEIVCSSYLMVSLHSEQMQFSVPESPSKFAVHPWWDDGKGWKNILNNLRLIIQPFTLFNLIYPWLTVFPIPQLSLGFSKLQSIIYHLTSSIFIFLTHPDFYFSSA; via the coding sequence ATGGTAGAGCCTCGTTCACCCGTGAAAACGATCAAATTCGTGGACGAATATTGCCAGTGGTATAAAAGTCTGTTTTCAGATGTTAGAAGCTTTGAAGCATTTAAATACCTGCATATAGGTTGCATTTCCGAACTAAAACGGAAAACATTACCAGAAATAGCCAAAATTGTAGGATTAGATAATCAGCAAGGCTTACATCATTTCTTAACTAAATCACCTTGGGAAATAGAGAAGCTAAGAGCTTTACGTTTAGAACTAATTTTAGAAATCATAAAAGGTAGACCAATCGTTTTAATTATTGACGAAACTGGAGATAGAAAGAAAGGCTCATCAACAGATTATGTCAAAAGACAATATATAGGAAACTTAGGAAAGGTTGACAATGGAATTGTAGTGGTTACAGCATACGGTGTATTCTGCGGAATGACCTTTCCTCTGCTGTTTGAAGTATACAAGCCGCGTGAAAGATTAAAACCAGAAGATAAGTATCTAACCAAGCCACAAATAGCCGCTAATTTAATCAGAAAGCTCAAGTCACTAGGCTTTAAATTTAATTTAGTATTGGCAGATAGTTTGTATGGAGAAAGCGGAACTAATTTTGTATCAGTGTTAGATGAAATGAATCTAAACTATATAGTGGCAATTCGCTCAAACCACGATGTAAAGCTACTTCCACGACAGCATACTCAATATCTAGAGTGGCAGAGATTTAAACGTGTATTTTCTGACCTCGACAGTGAAAATCGATATATTAGAGAAATAATTTACGGAAAACGTAGCGAACATAGATATTGGCAGATCACCACAGACGTTGAAAAGTTGCCAGGAAACTCTACTTGGTATGTCATGACTAAATATCCCGATATTACACCCAGGGAAGTTGGGAATTTCTATGGGTTAAGAACATGGGTTGAATATGGCTTGAAGCAAAGTAAGAATGAATTAGGTTGGGCAGATTATCGTCTGACTCACTATGCGGATATTGAACGCTGGTGGGAGATTGTTTGTAGTAGCTATTTAATGGTTAGCCTTCACTCTGAACAAATGCAGTTTTCTGTGCCTGAATCTCCATCAAAATTTGCTGTTCATCCTTGGTGGGATGATGGAAAGGGTTGGAAGAACATTCTTAACAATCTCCGTTTAATAATTCAACCTTTTACTTTATTTAACCTAATATATCCCTGGTTAACAGTTTTTCCTATTCCCCAATTGTCCTTGGGTTTTTCTAAACTTCAATCTATTATTTATCACCTCACCAGTTCAATATTTATTTTCCTGACTCACCCTGATTTCTACTTTTCCTCTGCCTAG
- a CDS encoding ribulose bisphosphate carboxylase small subunit, whose translation MAVRSTAAPPTPWSRSLAEPKIHETAFVHSFSNIIGDVYIGANVIVAPGTSIRADEGTPFYIGENTNLQDGVVIHGLEQGRVIGDDDQEYSVWVGKNASITHMALIHGPAYVGDNSFIGFRSTVFNARVGAGCIVMMHALIQDVEIPPGKYVPSGAIITTQQQADRLPDVQDQDQEFAHHVIGINQALRAGYLCAADSKCIAPIRAETAKSYTSNKINVIEIGRSSEVASNSLGAETIDQVRYLLEQGYKIGSEHVDQRRFRTGSWTSCKPIEARTVRDAVAALEACLADHSGEYVRLFGIDPKGKRRVLETIIQRPDGATGSTAFKAPASRSNGSYSSNGNGYSNGAASGKLPAETVQQISQLLAGGYKIGTEHVDERRFRTGSWNSCKPIEAKTTNEVVSALEECIDSHQGEYVRLIGIDPKAKRRILETIIQRPNGQVAPASTQKSVASAPSATATATATSTRLSAEVVDQIRQVLGGGYKLSIEHVDQRRFRTGSWSSTGPIAATSEREAIAAVEASLAEFAGEYVRLIGIDPKAKRRVLEAIIQRP comes from the coding sequence ATGGCAGTCCGCAGCACGGCGGCTCCCCCAACCCCGTGGTCAAGGAGTTTAGCGGAACCCAAAATCCATGAAACCGCATTTGTACACTCTTTTTCCAACATTATTGGGGATGTCTACATAGGTGCAAATGTAATCGTTGCCCCAGGTACTTCAATCAGAGCCGATGAAGGTACACCTTTTTACATTGGTGAAAACACCAATCTTCAAGATGGTGTAGTGATTCATGGTTTGGAGCAAGGCCGAGTCATTGGTGATGATGACCAAGAATATTCAGTGTGGGTGGGCAAAAATGCTTCTATTACCCACATGGCCTTGATTCACGGGCCAGCCTATGTTGGTGATAACTCGTTTATTGGTTTTCGCTCAACGGTATTTAATGCCAGGGTAGGCGCAGGCTGCATTGTGATGATGCACGCTTTAATTCAAGATGTGGAAATTCCCCCTGGAAAATACGTACCCTCTGGTGCGATTATCACCACCCAACAGCAGGCCGATCGCCTCCCCGATGTTCAAGACCAAGACCAAGAATTCGCTCATCACGTCATTGGCATCAACCAGGCTTTGCGGGCAGGATACCTTTGTGCTGCGGATAGTAAGTGTATTGCACCCATTCGCGCGGAAACAGCTAAATCTTATACAAGCAATAAAATTAATGTCATAGAAATAGGAAGGAGTAGTGAAGTGGCAAGCAATAGCCTGGGTGCAGAAACCATCGATCAAGTACGTTACTTATTAGAGCAAGGTTATAAGATTGGCTCAGAACACGTAGATCAAAGAAGATTCCGTACAGGTTCTTGGACAAGTTGCAAACCAATCGAAGCCAGAACAGTACGTGACGCAGTAGCAGCCTTAGAAGCTTGTTTAGCTGACCACAGTGGTGAGTACGTACGTTTATTTGGCATTGACCCCAAGGGCAAACGCCGTGTATTAGAAACCATCATTCAGCGTCCTGATGGTGCAACTGGCTCAACAGCCTTCAAAGCCCCTGCTAGCCGCTCAAATGGTAGCTACAGCAGCAATGGTAATGGTTATAGCAACGGTGCTGCCAGTGGTAAATTACCCGCAGAAACCGTACAGCAAATTAGCCAACTCCTAGCAGGTGGTTACAAAATCGGCACAGAACACGTAGATGAACGCCGCTTCCGTACAGGCTCTTGGAATAGCTGTAAACCCATTGAAGCCAAAACCACAAATGAAGTAGTTTCCGCTTTAGAAGAGTGTATTGATAGCCATCAAGGCGAGTATGTCAGACTGATTGGTATCGATCCTAAAGCGAAACGGCGGATATTAGAAACTATTATTCAACGTCCCAATGGACAGGTAGCACCTGCTAGCACCCAAAAATCAGTAGCAAGTGCGCCATCCGCCACAGCCACAGCCACAGCTACCAGCACAAGATTGAGTGCAGAAGTAGTAGATCAAATCCGGCAAGTTCTCGGTGGTGGTTACAAACTGAGCATTGAACACGTAGACCAAAGAAGATTCCGCACAGGTTCTTGGAGTAGCACCGGCCCCATTGCAGCTACCTCCGAAAGAGAGGCGATCGCAGCCGTAGAAGCTTCCCTAGCTGAATTCGCAGGAGAATACGTGCGCTTAATTGGTATTGACCCCAAAGCCAAGCGGCGGGTGTTAGAAGCAATTATTCAGCGTCCATAA
- a CDS encoding NADH-quinone oxidoreductase subunit M, producing MLSALIFAPLLGALLVGLLPAGEDGKISRSVALISSGLIFLWTVFLASQFSPGEVNQQFSEFLPWINALGLNYNLGVDGLSLPLLLLNALLTAIAIYSSDESLQRPRFYYALILILSAGVAGAFLAQDLLLFFLFYELELIPLYLLIAIWGGAKRGYAATKFLIYTAVSGILILASFLGLVWLSGANSFALTALNTKALPLATQLILLAGILIGFGIKMPLVPFHTWLPDAHVEASTPISVLLAGVLLKLGTYGLLRFGMNLLPTAWGYLAPWLAVWAVVSVLYGSSCAIAQTDMKKMVAYSSIGHMGYILLAAAAATPLSTLGAVMQMISHGLISAMLFLLVGVVYQKAGSRDLSVIRGLLNPERGLPVIGSLMILGVMASAGTPGMVGFISEFIVFRGSFAIFPIQTLLSMIGTGLTAVYFLILVNRAFFGRLSEQVISLPRVYWSDRAPAMLLATLIIIFGIQPTWLVHWSEPTVTAMVSVEHTVATVSLHHTPDKS from the coding sequence ATGCTGAGTGCTTTAATTTTTGCCCCTTTGTTGGGTGCGTTGTTAGTTGGTTTATTACCTGCTGGCGAGGATGGGAAAATCTCCCGGAGTGTGGCTTTAATTTCCTCTGGGTTAATTTTCTTGTGGACGGTGTTTTTAGCTAGCCAATTTAGTCCAGGAGAAGTTAACCAGCAGTTCAGTGAGTTTTTACCCTGGATCAATGCCTTGGGCTTGAACTATAATCTGGGGGTAGATGGCTTATCTTTACCTTTGCTGTTGTTAAATGCGCTATTAACTGCGATCGCCATCTACAGCAGCGATGAATCTCTACAACGTCCTCGGTTTTATTACGCCCTAATCCTAATATTGAGTGCTGGAGTCGCAGGTGCATTCCTCGCCCAAGATTTACTGCTGTTTTTCCTGTTTTATGAGTTAGAACTAATTCCCCTATACCTACTCATTGCCATTTGGGGAGGGGCAAAACGCGGTTACGCAGCAACAAAATTCCTCATCTACACTGCTGTTTCTGGGATTCTAATTCTAGCTAGTTTCCTGGGTTTGGTGTGGTTGAGTGGTGCTAATAGCTTTGCTCTTACAGCATTAAATACAAAAGCCCTACCCTTAGCTACCCAATTGATACTTTTGGCGGGAATTCTCATCGGTTTTGGGATTAAAATGCCATTAGTTCCCTTTCACACTTGGTTGCCAGATGCTCACGTTGAAGCTTCTACACCAATTTCCGTACTGCTGGCTGGTGTGTTATTGAAATTGGGAACCTATGGCTTGTTGCGGTTTGGGATGAACTTGTTACCGACAGCTTGGGGATATTTAGCACCTTGGTTAGCAGTTTGGGCTGTGGTCAGCGTGTTGTATGGTTCATCCTGTGCGATCGCGCAAACTGATATGAAGAAGATGGTAGCCTATAGTTCAATTGGTCACATGGGCTATATTTTACTAGCGGCGGCTGCTGCTACACCCTTAAGCACATTGGGTGCTGTGATGCAGATGATTAGCCACGGGTTAATTTCGGCAATGCTGTTTTTGTTAGTCGGTGTTGTCTACCAAAAAGCTGGAAGCCGAGATTTAAGCGTGATTCGAGGACTGCTGAACCCAGAACGGGGTTTACCTGTCATTGGTAGCTTGATGATTTTAGGTGTAATGGCTAGTGCTGGAACTCCTGGAATGGTAGGGTTTATTTCCGAATTTATCGTGTTTAGAGGGAGTTTTGCGATATTTCCCATCCAAACGTTGTTATCAATGATTGGCACTGGTTTAACGGCAGTTTATTTCTTAATTCTGGTTAACCGTGCTTTTTTCGGGCGTTTGTCTGAGCAAGTAATTAGCTTACCTAGAGTTTACTGGAGCGATCGCGCCCCAGCAATGTTATTAGCAACCTTAATTATCATTTTTGGTATCCAACCTACTTGGTTAGTACACTGGAGCGAACCCACTGTTACGGCTATGGTGAGTGTAGAACATACAGTAGCCACGGTTTCATTGCATCACACACCAGACAAAAGTTAA
- a CDS encoding EutN/CcmL family microcompartment protein codes for MQIAKVRGTVVSTQKEPSLRGVKLLLLQLVDEAGNLLPKYEVAADSVGAGVDEWVLVSRGSAARQVPGNEQRPLDAAVVAIIDTIHVEDRLIYSKKDQYR; via the coding sequence ATGCAAATTGCCAAAGTACGTGGCACAGTAGTTAGCACACAGAAAGAGCCTAGTCTTAGAGGTGTGAAGCTACTGTTGTTGCAATTAGTAGATGAAGCAGGCAACCTCCTGCCCAAATACGAGGTAGCAGCAGATAGCGTAGGCGCAGGAGTTGATGAGTGGGTACTCGTAAGTCGTGGTAGTGCGGCGCGTCAAGTACCTGGGAACGAGCAGCGTCCTTTGGATGCAGCAGTCGTGGCGATAATTGATACTATTCACGTAGAAGATCGTCTTATTTACAGCAAGAAAGACCAATACAGGTAG
- a CDS encoding carbon dioxide-concentrating mechanism protein CcmK, which translates to MPIAVGMIETKGFPAVVEAADAMVKAARVTLVGYEKIGSARVTVIVRGDVSEVQASVAAGIEAARRVNGGEVVSTHIIARPHENLEYVLPIRYTEAVEQFRT; encoded by the coding sequence ATGCCAATTGCAGTTGGAATGATTGAGACCAAGGGATTTCCCGCAGTAGTAGAAGCAGCAGACGCAATGGTGAAAGCTGCCCGCGTAACTTTGGTAGGATATGAAAAAATCGGTAGTGCTAGAGTCACCGTCATTGTGCGCGGAGATGTATCTGAGGTACAAGCCTCAGTAGCAGCAGGTATTGAAGCAGCTAGAAGAGTCAATGGTGGCGAAGTTGTCTCAACTCACATCATTGCCCGCCCCCACGAAAACTTAGAATACGTCTTACCGATTCGTTACACGGAAGCTGTGGAACAGTTCCGTACCTAA
- a CDS encoding transferase, whose product MSVPPLRLHNNFDSYISGEVTIHPSAVIAPGVILQAAANSKIIIGAGVCIGMGSILQVDEGTIEIEPSVSLGAGFLMVGAGKIGMNACIGAATTVFSCSIEAGTVVPPGSILGDVGRQIKVQEQEPIQQPTDNPEAATTQKPKEPESKVISSTSISAAFVEFHHQSTSVPESSTLPETQSATVEEEQPDSTQTQLSPEDSVLDEAASASSNSFGTQIYGQGSIQRLLVTLFPHRQSLNNPVSDDSSE is encoded by the coding sequence ATGTCTGTGCCGCCACTGCGCCTCCACAACAATTTTGATTCCTACATTAGTGGCGAGGTGACGATTCATCCTAGTGCAGTTATTGCCCCTGGGGTGATACTCCAAGCGGCCGCAAACAGTAAGATTATCATCGGGGCAGGAGTATGTATTGGCATGGGGTCGATTCTCCAAGTTGATGAAGGTACTATCGAAATCGAACCAAGTGTCAGCTTGGGGGCAGGTTTTTTGATGGTTGGTGCAGGCAAAATTGGGATGAATGCCTGTATCGGTGCAGCGACAACGGTGTTTAGTTGTTCTATAGAAGCAGGCACAGTAGTACCACCAGGTTCGATTTTGGGTGATGTTGGTCGGCAAATTAAGGTGCAGGAGCAAGAACCGATACAGCAACCCACAGATAACCCGGAGGCTGCAACTACTCAAAAGCCCAAGGAGCCGGAGAGCAAAGTAATTAGCTCCACTAGCATCTCAGCAGCTTTTGTGGAATTCCACCACCAGTCTACATCTGTACCAGAATCATCAACATTGCCAGAAACTCAATCTGCTACTGTAGAGGAAGAGCAACCTGACTCTACCCAAACACAACTCAGCCCAGAAGATTCAGTATTGGATGAAGCCGCTAGTGCATCTTCTAATAGTTTCGGAACTCAAATCTACGGACAAGGGAGTATTCAAAGACTACTGGTGACATTGTTTCCCCATAGACAGTCCTTAAACAACCCCGTCTCTGACGATAGCTCTGAGTAA